The following coding sequences lie in one Danio rerio strain Tuebingen ecotype United States chromosome 25, GRCz12tu, whole genome shotgun sequence genomic window:
- the LOC141381017 gene encoding uncharacterized protein → MCLLIPVVTNTRKTREVRCRRNPHNLRSIHVSTISQLSLSVGLWNCQSAVNKADFITSIATYSDYNLMALTETWLRPEDTATHATLSANFSFSHTPRQTGRGGGTGLLISKEWKFTLIPSLPTISSFEFHAVTIIHPFYINVVVIYRPPGDFNIYVDKPQAADFQTLLASFDLKRAPTSATHKSGNQLDLIYTRHCFTDQTIVTPLQISDHFLLSLNIHITPEPPHTPTLVTFRRNLRSLSPNRLSTIVSDSLPPSRKLTALDSNSATNTLCSTLASCLDRLCPLASRPARASPPAPWLSDALREHRSKLRAAERIWRKTKNPAHLLTYQTLLSSFSAEVTSAKQTYYRLKINNATNPRLLFKTFSSLLYPPPPPASSTLTTDDFATFFCTKTAKISAQFAAPTTNTQDTTPTPHTLTSFSQLSESEVSKLVLSSHATTCPLDPIPSHLLQAISPAVIPTLTHIINTSLDSGLFPTTFKQARVTPLLKKPNLDHTLLENYRPVSLLPFMAKILEKVVFNQVLDFLTQNNLMDNKQSGFKKGHSTETALLSVVEDLRLAKADSKSSVLILLDLSAAFDTVNHQILLSTLESLGVAGTVIQWFRSYLSDRSFRVSWRGEVSNLQHLNTGVPQGSVLGPLLFSIYTSSLGPVIQRHGFSYHCYADDTQLYLSFHPDDPSVPARISACLLDISHWMKDHHLQLNLAKTEMLVVSANPTLHHNFSIQMDGATITASKMVKSLGVTIDDQLNFSDHISRTARSCRFALYNIRKIRPFLSEHAAQLLVQALVLSKLDYCNSLLAGLPANSIKPLQLLQNAAARVVFNEPKRAHVTPLLVRLHWLPVAARIKFKTLMFAYKVTSGLAPSYLHSLLQIYVPSRNLRSVNERRLVVPSQRGKKSLSRTLTLNLPSWWNELPNCIRTAESLAIFKKRLKTQLFSLHFTS, encoded by the exons atgtgtttactaattcctgttgttactaacactcgcaaaacacgggaggtgcgctgcaggcgtaatcctcacaaccttcgttcaatacatgtatctactatttcacaactctctctctccgtgggcctctggaattgtcaatcagctgttaacaaggctgattttattacctccatagctacatattctgactataatctcatggctctaactgagacctggttgaggccggaggacactgctacacatgctactctttctgctaatttctctttttcccacactcctcgtcagacagggagagggggtgggactggactactaatttccaaagaatggaaatttactctgataccgtccctgccaacaatcagctcctttgaattccatgcagtcaccattatccaccccttctacataaatgtggttgtcatctaccgcccaccag gtgacttcaacatttacgttgacaaaccgcaagctgcagactttcagactctgcttgcctcttttgacctaaaaagagcacctacttctgctacccacaaatcaggtaatcagctagaccttatttacacacgacactgcttcactgatcaaacaatagtaactccactacaaatatctgatcatttccttctgtctctcaacatccacattactcctgagccgccacacactccaacactggttacctttcgcagaaacctacgatctctctcacccaatagactatccaccattgtttcagactctcttcctccatctcgcaaactcactgcacttgattcgaacagtgccactaatacactctgctccacactagcatcatgtctagaccgattatgtcctcttgcatccaggccagcccgtgccagtcctcctgcaccctggctctcggatgctctccgtgagcatcgctcaaaacttcgggctgcagagagaatttggcggaaaactaaaaatcctgcacatctcttaacataccaaactcttctgtcctctttctcagctgaggttacttctgcaaagcagacgtattaccgtctgaaaatcaacaatgccactaatcctcgcctactttttaaaacattttcctccctcctctatcctcctcctccacccgcatcctccacacttactactgatgactttgctacattcttctgcaccaaaactgcaaaaatcagtgctcaatttgctgcacctacaacaaacacgcaagatacaacaccaacaccacacacactcacctctttttctcagctctctgagtctgaggtgtccaaacttgtgctatctagccatgcaaccacctgtccactcgatcccattccctctcatctcttgcaagccatctctcctgcagtcataccaacactgactcacataattaacacatctcttgactctggtttattccccactacatttaagcaggctagggtaaccccactgctaaagaaacccaacctggaccatacgctacttgaaaactacagaccagtatccctgcttccattcatggccaagattctggagaaagtagtgttcaatcaagtcctggactttcttactcaaaacaatctcatggacaacaagcaatccggctttaagaaaggccactcaactgagactgccctgctctcggtcgtggaggatctcagactggctaaagcagactctaaatcatcagtcctcattttgctggacttgtcagctgcttttgacactgtcaaccaccagatcctgctatctacgcttgagtcactgggcgttgcgggcactgttatacaatggtttagatcttacctctctgacaggtcattcagggtgtcttggaggggagaggtgtccaacctacagcatctaaacactggggtacctcaaggctctgttcttgggccacttctcttctccatctacacatcatctctaggaccagtcatccagagacatggattctcctaccactgctatgctgatgacacccagctatacctctcttttcatcctgatgatccctcggttccagctcgtatctcagcctgcctgttggatatttcacactggatgaaagatcatcatcttcagctgaacctcgcaaaaacggaaatgcttgtagtttctgccaacccgactctacaccataacttttcaatccagatggatggggcaaccattactgcatccaaaatggtgaaaagccttggagtaacgattgatgaccaactaaacttctctgaccacatttctagaactgctcgatcgtgcagatttgcactctataacatcagaaagatccgacccttcttatctgaacatgcagctcaactccttgttcaagctcttgttctctccaaactggattactgcaactctctactagctgggcttccagctaactctatcaagcctcttcaactgctccagaatgcagcagcacgagttgtcttcaatgaacctaaacgagcacatgtcactccgctgctagtccgtttgcactggctgccagttgctgctcgcatcaaattcaaaactctgatgtttgcctacaaagtgacttctggcctagcaccttcttatctgcactcacttctgcagatctatgtgccctccagaaacttgcgttctgtgaatgaacgtcgcctcgtggttccatcccaaagagggaaaaaatcactttcgcgaacgctcacgctcaatctgcccagttggtggaatgaactccctaactgcatcagaacagcagagtcactcgctattttcaagaaacgactaaaaactcaactatttagtctccacttcacttcctaa